A window of Hymenobacter aerilatus contains these coding sequences:
- the hisA gene encoding 1-(5-phosphoribosyl)-5-[(5-phosphoribosylamino)methylideneamino]imidazole-4-carboxamide isomerase, translating to MDIIPAIDLINGQCVRLTEGDFSQQTTYDSDPLAVAQRFEQAGVRRLHLVDLDGARAKQPVNLPVLERIARHTSLTIDFGGGLQSEAAVRQAFDAGARQITAGSIAVREPALVGEWLRTFGAERIIIGADFRDNHISINAWAEQSERTLAEFIEDYLAAGATTFICTDVSKDGKLQGPALATYQQLRQQLPQAQLIASGGVTTLADVEALAAVGMHGAIIGKAIYEGTITLDEMRPLL from the coding sequence ATGGACATCATCCCCGCTATCGACCTCATCAACGGCCAATGCGTGCGCCTAACCGAGGGCGACTTCTCCCAACAAACCACCTACGACTCCGACCCATTGGCCGTGGCCCAACGCTTCGAGCAGGCCGGGGTGCGCCGCCTGCATCTGGTCGACCTGGACGGGGCCCGCGCTAAGCAGCCTGTTAACTTGCCCGTGCTGGAGCGCATTGCCCGCCACACCAGCCTGACTATCGACTTCGGGGGCGGGTTGCAGAGCGAGGCCGCCGTGCGCCAGGCCTTCGACGCCGGGGCGCGGCAGATTACGGCCGGCAGTATTGCCGTGCGGGAGCCCGCGCTGGTAGGCGAGTGGCTGCGCACCTTCGGGGCCGAGCGCATCATCATTGGGGCTGATTTCCGCGACAACCATATCTCCATCAACGCCTGGGCTGAGCAGAGCGAACGGACGCTCGCGGAGTTCATCGAAGACTACCTGGCGGCTGGTGCCACTACCTTTATCTGCACCGACGTGAGCAAGGACGGTAAGCTGCAAGGCCCCGCCCTGGCCACCTACCAGCAACTGCGGCAACAGCTGCCGCAGGCGCAGCTGATTGCCTCGGGTGGCGTGACGACGTTGGCCGACGTGGAGGCGCTAGCGGCTGTAGGCATGCACGGCGCTATTATTGGCAAGGCCATTTACGAAGGCACCATCACGCTGGACGAGATGCGGCCGTTACTGTAA
- a CDS encoding ATP-binding protein, with the protein MQLIVFCGIQATGKSTFYQQQFFHSHVRISLDLLRTRNRERRLLQLCLETQMQCVVDNTNPTRAERAAYIEPARAAGFEVVGYFFQSVAAAALVRNQQRPAEGQVPDRGIRGTAGRLELPQRPEGFDQLYSNKYCSKPILVLPFGH; encoded by the coding sequence ATGCAACTCATTGTGTTCTGCGGCATTCAGGCCACAGGTAAGTCAACGTTCTACCAGCAGCAATTCTTCCACTCGCACGTGCGCATCAGCCTCGATCTGCTGCGCACGCGCAATCGGGAGCGGCGGCTGTTGCAACTGTGCCTGGAAACGCAGATGCAATGCGTCGTAGATAATACGAATCCTACCCGCGCAGAGCGGGCAGCCTATATTGAACCGGCTCGGGCGGCAGGGTTTGAGGTGGTGGGGTATTTCTTTCAGTCGGTAGCGGCGGCGGCCCTGGTGCGCAACCAGCAGCGGCCCGCCGAAGGGCAGGTGCCCGACCGTGGTATCCGGGGCACGGCCGGGCGGCTGGAACTGCCACAGCGGCCTGAGGGCTTCGACCAGCTGTACTCAAACAAGTATTGTTCGAAGCCAATCCTGGTTTTACCCTTCGGTCACTAA
- the hisC gene encoding histidinol-phosphate transaminase — MFDLENLVRPNIRAMKPYSSARDEFQGEAQVMLDANENSLGSAGPASFNRYPDPLQRQVKAELAKLKGVEPAQIFLGNGSDEAIDLLVRLTCTPGQDRILILPPTYGMYEVAANLNDVALERLPLTPDFQLSPEVIEGIVASDAKLVFLCSPNNPTGNLLRAADIEQVLRGFRGLVVVDEAYADFAAAPSWTTRLAEFPNLVVLQTFSKAWGLAGLRLGMAFASPEIIGYLNKIKPPYNISEATQQHALAALQDAPRFEAMKQDLLQGRDWLAAQLPTLDIVEEVFPSDANFLLARFRPDATAVYEYLLGKGIVVRNRTTQPGCAGTLRLTVGTPQENEALLAALREYSE, encoded by the coding sequence CTCATCGGCCCGCGACGAGTTTCAGGGCGAGGCGCAGGTAATGCTCGACGCCAACGAAAACAGCCTTGGCTCGGCCGGCCCCGCCAGCTTCAACCGCTACCCCGACCCGTTGCAGCGCCAGGTGAAAGCTGAACTGGCAAAGTTGAAAGGGGTGGAGCCAGCACAAATCTTCCTGGGCAACGGCTCCGACGAGGCCATCGACCTGTTGGTGCGCCTCACCTGCACGCCTGGCCAGGACCGCATCCTCATTCTGCCGCCTACTTATGGTATGTATGAGGTAGCTGCTAACCTCAACGATGTGGCGCTGGAGCGCCTACCCCTTACACCCGACTTTCAGCTCTCGCCGGAAGTAATCGAAGGCATCGTGGCCTCCGATGCCAAGCTGGTGTTTCTCTGCTCGCCTAACAATCCTACCGGCAACCTGCTCCGCGCCGCGGACATCGAGCAAGTGCTACGCGGCTTCCGCGGCCTGGTAGTGGTAGATGAGGCCTACGCCGACTTCGCAGCCGCCCCCAGCTGGACCACGCGTCTGGCAGAGTTTCCGAATCTGGTGGTGTTGCAAACTTTCTCTAAAGCTTGGGGCTTGGCTGGTTTGCGTTTGGGAATGGCCTTCGCTTCGCCGGAAATTATTGGCTACCTCAACAAAATTAAGCCTCCTTATAATATATCGGAAGCTACGCAGCAGCACGCACTGGCCGCCTTGCAGGACGCGCCGCGCTTCGAGGCGATGAAGCAAGATTTGCTACAAGGCCGTGATTGGCTGGCCGCGCAGCTCCCTACCCTGGACATTGTGGAGGAGGTGTTTCCCTCCGATGCCAACTTCCTGCTGGCCCGCTTCCGCCCCGATGCGACGGCCGTGTATGAGTACTTGCTCGGCAAAGGCATCGTAGTACGCAACCGTACCACCCAGCCCGGGTGCGCTGGCACGCTGCGGCTCACGGTGGGCACGCCCCAAGAAAATGAGGCGTTGCTAGCGGCACTGCGGGAATATTCGGAGTAG
- a CDS encoding DUF5694 domain-containing protein, with protein sequence MSRAQGAPSNKVQVMVVGSDHLAQLYNKQPQSDVFSAKKQAELAQVRAQLARFRPTVILVEAEPREQAQLDSLYRLYQQGQLALESLPTGRSERYQVGFALAKQLQLPSPKGVDYYATTSQSLLSTGTNIEAYTRELKQLQTTARPLKRLVQHDSLSLYDYLALVNRPELISLVHRLQFNTPAQVMNGTFAAGGTNTVDLGKVDTEYIGAHFITLFYNRNLKIYSNILRAQQQSQAPRVLVLFGVAHVGVLQELLAANPAYEVVPATRYLKISKQKLRHLQKQAGH encoded by the coding sequence ATGAGTCGTGCACAAGGTGCCCCATCCAACAAGGTGCAGGTGATGGTGGTCGGTTCCGACCATCTGGCCCAGCTGTATAACAAGCAGCCGCAGTCGGACGTGTTTAGCGCCAAGAAACAGGCGGAGCTGGCGCAAGTACGGGCGCAGCTCGCCCGGTTTCGGCCGACGGTTATCCTGGTGGAGGCTGAACCCCGGGAACAGGCGCAGCTCGATAGCCTGTACAGGTTGTACCAACAAGGACAGTTAGCGCTGGAAAGCCTACCCACTGGGCGCAGCGAGCGGTATCAGGTCGGCTTTGCGCTGGCTAAGCAACTGCAGCTACCAAGTCCGAAGGGGGTAGACTACTACGCTACCACGTCTCAGTCGTTACTGAGCACTGGCACAAACATCGAAGCTTACACGCGGGAGCTGAAGCAGCTGCAGACGACGGCCCGTCCTTTAAAGCGGCTCGTGCAGCACGACAGCCTGTCGCTCTACGACTACCTGGCGCTGGTAAACAGACCGGAGTTGATTTCTCTGGTGCACCGGCTGCAATTCAACACGCCCGCCCAGGTGATGAACGGTACCTTCGCGGCGGGTGGCACAAACACGGTGGACCTGGGTAAAGTAGATACCGAATACATTGGGGCGCACTTCATCACCCTGTTTTACAACCGCAACTTGAAAATCTATTCCAACATCCTGCGGGCTCAGCAGCAAAGTCAGGCCCCGCGGGTGCTGGTTCTATTTGGGGTGGCGCACGTGGGTGTACTACAGGAGCTCTTGGCGGCCAATCCGGCGTATGAGGTAGTACCCGCTACACGGTATTTGAAGATATCCAAACAAAAGCTCCGCCACTTACAGAAGCAAGCGGGGCACTAG
- the hisH gene encoding imidazole glycerol phosphate synthase subunit HisH, with protein MKIAVIDYKGGNVQSVLFALERLGVHATLTANPEEIQSADKILFPGEGEASTAMQELRSKGLDHVLPTCRQPFLGICLGMQLLGTHSEENNADMLGILPFEVKRFAADAQHKVPHMGWNNLHRLRSSLFDGVREEDYVYFVHSYYAPVGSYTIAEGEYPTPFSAAVQHENFYAVQFHTEKSGPVGTRILENFLKL; from the coding sequence ATGAAAATAGCAGTAATTGATTACAAAGGAGGCAACGTACAGTCGGTGTTATTTGCGCTGGAGCGGCTGGGCGTACACGCTACGTTGACGGCCAACCCTGAAGAAATTCAGAGCGCCGATAAGATCTTGTTTCCAGGCGAAGGCGAGGCGTCTACGGCCATGCAGGAACTGCGCAGCAAAGGCCTCGACCACGTGCTGCCTACCTGCCGGCAACCCTTCCTGGGTATTTGCCTAGGCATGCAATTGCTGGGCACGCATAGTGAGGAGAACAATGCCGACATGCTGGGCATCCTACCCTTTGAAGTGAAGCGCTTTGCAGCCGATGCCCAGCACAAAGTGCCGCATATGGGTTGGAACAATCTGCACCGACTCCGCTCCTCGCTATTTGACGGCGTGCGGGAAGAAGACTATGTGTACTTCGTGCATAGCTACTACGCGCCGGTCGGCAGCTACACCATTGCTGAGGGCGAGTACCCCACCCCATTTAGTGCCGCTGTGCAGCACGAAAACTTCTACGCCGTGCAGTTTCACACCGAGAAAAGCGGCCCGGTAGGCACGCGCATTCTGGAGAATTTTTTAAAGCTGTAA
- the hisF gene encoding imidazole glycerol phosphate synthase subunit HisF, whose translation MLTKRIIPCLDVKDGRTVKGVRFEGLRDAGDPVALAAQYAKQGADELVFLDITATNQKRQTLVQLVRDVAATLDIPFTVGGGIGSVADVEMLLLNGTDKASINSAALHRPELIDELARRFGSQCIVVAVDARYTEENGWQVYTRAGTHNTGRDAVQWCREVADRGCGEILLTSMSNDGTKDGFALDLTGDVSRAVSVPVVASGGAGSIQHFTDVFQQAQADAGLAASIFHFGEIGIQELKQTLRAEGIPVRL comes from the coding sequence ATGCTAACTAAACGCATTATTCCCTGCCTCGATGTGAAGGACGGCCGCACTGTGAAGGGCGTGCGCTTCGAGGGGCTGCGCGATGCCGGTGACCCGGTGGCGCTAGCTGCTCAATACGCCAAGCAGGGTGCCGATGAACTGGTGTTTCTCGACATCACGGCCACCAACCAGAAGCGCCAGACGCTGGTACAGCTGGTGCGCGACGTGGCGGCTACCCTGGATATTCCCTTTACGGTGGGCGGCGGCATTGGCTCGGTAGCCGATGTGGAAATGCTGTTGCTCAACGGCACCGATAAAGCCAGCATCAACTCGGCTGCCCTGCACCGCCCCGAGCTAATCGACGAGCTGGCCCGACGCTTCGGTTCCCAGTGCATTGTGGTGGCTGTAGACGCCCGCTACACCGAGGAAAACGGCTGGCAGGTGTACACCCGCGCCGGCACCCACAACACCGGCCGCGACGCCGTGCAGTGGTGTCGCGAAGTAGCCGACCGTGGCTGCGGCGAAATCCTGCTGACCAGCATGAGCAACGACGGCACCAAAGACGGCTTCGCACTCGATCTGACCGGCGACGTGAGTAGGGCCGTATCGGTACCAGTGGTGGCCTCGGGCGGGGCTGGCAGCATCCAGCACTTCACCGACGTCTTCCAGCAAGCCCAGGCTGACGCTGGGCTGGCCGCCAGCATTTTTCACTTCGGCGAAATCGGTATTCAGGAGCTGAAGCAGACGTTGCGGGCGGAAGGCATTCCCGTAAGATTGTAG
- the hisB gene encoding bifunctional histidinol-phosphatase/imidazoleglycerol-phosphate dehydratase HisB, which produces MKKVLFIDRDGTILIEPQPSQQIDALTSDKFQFVPGAISGLARIARELDYELVLVSNQDGLGTDSFPEETFWPAHTLMLDILRSEGVEFVREHIDRSFPHENLDTRKPGIGMLARYLDAQHGYDLPNSYVIGDRPTDVQLAENLGCQAILIGEEADERAALTTTSWEEIYQRLRLPARTAVVQRDTNETKIRVELNLDGAGRPQMHTGLGFFDHMLDQLSKHSGVDMKIEVQGDLHIDEHHTIEDAAIALGEAFTQALGDKRGLARYGFLLPMDDVLAQAAIDFSGRPWLVWEAEFKREKIGDMPTEMFYHFFKSFSDAARCNLNIKAEGQNEHHKIEAIFKAVAKSMKMALVRDAGKMEIPSTKGVL; this is translated from the coding sequence ATGAAAAAAGTACTCTTCATCGACCGCGACGGCACCATCCTCATCGAGCCGCAGCCGAGCCAGCAGATTGATGCCCTCACGTCCGACAAGTTTCAGTTTGTGCCCGGCGCTATTTCCGGGCTGGCCCGCATTGCCCGCGAGCTAGACTACGAGCTGGTGCTGGTGAGCAACCAGGATGGCCTGGGCACCGACAGTTTTCCAGAGGAAACTTTCTGGCCGGCCCACACGCTTATGCTCGACATTCTGCGCTCAGAAGGCGTGGAGTTTGTGCGTGAGCACATCGACCGCAGCTTCCCTCACGAAAACCTCGACACCCGCAAACCCGGCATCGGGATGCTGGCGCGCTACCTCGATGCCCAGCACGGCTATGACCTGCCAAACTCCTACGTCATCGGCGACCGGCCAACCGACGTGCAGCTGGCCGAGAACCTGGGGTGCCAAGCCATCCTGATAGGGGAGGAGGCCGACGAGCGCGCCGCCCTGACGACCACCAGTTGGGAAGAAATCTACCAGCGCCTGCGCCTACCTGCCCGCACAGCCGTGGTGCAGCGCGATACCAACGAAACCAAAATCCGCGTGGAGCTGAACCTTGATGGTGCTGGCCGCCCACAAATGCATACGGGCCTCGGCTTCTTCGACCACATGCTCGACCAGCTCAGCAAGCACTCGGGCGTCGACATGAAAATCGAAGTACAAGGTGACTTGCACATCGACGAACATCATACTATTGAGGACGCAGCCATTGCGTTGGGCGAAGCCTTCACACAAGCACTCGGCGACAAGCGTGGCCTAGCGCGCTACGGTTTTTTACTACCTATGGACGACGTGCTGGCCCAAGCTGCCATCGACTTTTCGGGCCGCCCGTGGCTGGTGTGGGAAGCGGAGTTCAAGCGCGAAAAAATCGGTGATATGCCGACAGAAATGTTTTACCATTTCTTTAAAAGCTTCTCCGACGCCGCCCGCTGCAACCTCAACATCAAAGCCGAAGGGCAGAACGAACACCACAAGATTGAAGCTATTTTTAAGGCAGTAGCAAAGTCTATGAAGATGGCGCTGGTACGCGACGCAGGCAAGATGGAGATACCAAGCACGAAAGGGGTTTTGTAG
- a CDS encoding cupin domain-containing protein, whose product MQPEQFLFHDDGQIPNSRFPVLLYRNAFPARDAEGAVWLEKRFAANNWTNSWRNGVYAYHHYHSTSHEVLGVYAGTAQLQLGGEQGQSVRVQAGDILVLPAGVGHKNLGSEQLGIVGAYPEGRSWDVNRGLPGERPQADQRIAALPIPTTDPLLGAAQGLPTLWKK is encoded by the coding sequence ATGCAACCTGAACAGTTTCTTTTTCACGACGACGGCCAGATTCCCAACAGCCGCTTTCCAGTTCTGCTTTACCGCAACGCTTTCCCCGCCCGAGACGCGGAGGGAGCCGTGTGGCTTGAAAAGCGCTTCGCGGCGAACAACTGGACCAACTCCTGGCGCAACGGGGTGTATGCCTACCACCACTACCACAGCACCTCCCACGAGGTGTTGGGCGTGTATGCAGGCACTGCACAGCTACAGCTTGGCGGCGAGCAAGGCCAATCTGTGCGCGTGCAGGCCGGTGACATTCTCGTGTTGCCAGCCGGCGTAGGGCACAAAAACCTGGGCAGCGAGCAACTAGGCATTGTGGGCGCCTACCCCGAGGGGCGCTCATGGGACGTGAACCGCGGCTTGCCCGGCGAACGACCCCAGGCCGATCAGCGCATTGCTGCCCTACCTATTCCTACCACCGATCCGCTGCTGGGCGCCGCCCAGGGGCTGCCTACCCTGTGGAAGAAGTAG
- the hisIE gene encoding bifunctional phosphoribosyl-AMP cyclohydrolase/phosphoribosyl-ATP diphosphatase HisIE: MTLDFDKMGGLLPAVVQDADTGQVLMLGYVNEEAWQKTQQEGRVTFFSRSKNRLWTKGETSGNYLTVVSLHEDCDGDALLIRARPDGPTCHRGTVSCFEQPQQTALPTAPVGFLAELERLVQRRRDFPDEDPKSYTASLFRKGMPKMAQKVGEEAIETVIDAVSGNTEGLKGEAADLLYHLLVVLAGSGLSLEDIVGVLRERHSTISAGVRRE, from the coding sequence ATGACACTAGATTTCGATAAGATGGGCGGCTTACTGCCCGCCGTGGTGCAGGATGCCGATACCGGCCAGGTGCTGATGCTGGGCTACGTGAACGAGGAAGCCTGGCAGAAAACCCAGCAGGAGGGACGCGTGACGTTCTTTTCCCGCTCCAAAAACCGCCTCTGGACCAAGGGCGAAACCTCCGGTAACTACCTCACCGTGGTGAGCCTGCACGAGGACTGCGACGGCGACGCCCTGCTCATCCGTGCCCGCCCCGATGGCCCTACCTGCCACCGCGGCACCGTCAGCTGCTTCGAGCAGCCTCAGCAAACGGCCCTACCCACCGCCCCAGTCGGTTTTCTGGCCGAGCTGGAGCGCCTGGTGCAGCGTCGCCGCGACTTCCCCGACGAAGACCCCAAATCGTACACGGCCTCGCTGTTCCGCAAAGGCATGCCCAAAATGGCGCAGAAAGTAGGAGAGGAGGCCATCGAAACGGTTATTGATGCGGTAAGTGGCAACACAGAGGGCCTGAAAGGCGAAGCGGCCGACTTGCTCTACCATCTGTTGGTAGTATTGGCTGGCTCAGGCTTAAGCCTGGAAGATATTGTAGGCGTGTTGCGGGAGCGGCACAGCACCATCTCGGCGGGTGTGCGGCGGGAGTAG